Part of the Nitrospirota bacterium genome is shown below.
TCATGATGTCTTCGGCTTTCTTCGCCAACACCTCCGGGTAACCTTTCTCCATTTCCAGAAAGTCCCGGCTGCGGACGTTGTCGTGAATGTAGTCTCCATAGTTGGGATACATCGGCATCATGACGTCTCTCAGCGTGACGATCCCGACCAAGCGATCATCATCCTCCACGATCGGAATCGCGCCGCACCGCCTGGTGAGCATCTTGACGACAACCGATCGCACCATGTCCGTTCTTTTCGCCGTGACCACGCCCGTCGACATGACATCATGAACTCGCATAGAACCTCCGTGGCTTGCTCCAGCACCCATTGACGGGTGCGCCCCGTTCATTCGGCAGAAGAAACGCGGGACCGCAGGTCGAAGTGATAACGCGCGCCGC
Proteins encoded:
- a CDS encoding CBS domain-containing protein, whose translation is MRVHDVMSTGVVTAKRTDMVRSVVVKMLTRRCGAIPIVEDDDRLVGIVTLRDVMMPMYPNYGDYIHDNVRSRDFLEMEKGYPEVLAKKAEDIMTRNPLTVTPETPILEAASYMGLKNLRRIPVVEHGKLVGVVSIGDIHRGLFFARGGCEGES